A part of Cygnus atratus isolate AKBS03 ecotype Queensland, Australia unplaced genomic scaffold, CAtr_DNAZoo_HiC_assembly HiC_scaffold_420, whole genome shotgun sequence genomic DNA contains:
- the LOC118258564 gene encoding putative small proline-rich protein 5: MCSRGSCHSRETSCHSSRSSCHDSGPSCHSTFQREPVPQFPCVTPCCPPVQRYCPPVQPYCPPVQPYCPQYTKNICKLPPMYPKY, encoded by the coding sequence ATGTGCTCCCGTGGGTCGTGCCACAGTCGCGAGAcctcctgccacagctcccGCTCCTCCTGCCATGACTCAGGGCCCTCCTGCCATTCCACCTTCCAGAGGGAACCCGTGCCCCAGTTCCCCTGCGTGACGCCGTGCTGCCCCCCCGTGCAGCGCTACTGCCCCCCCGTGCAGCCCTACTGCCCCCCTGTGCAGCCCTACTGCCCCCAGTACACCAAGAACATCTGCAAGCTGCCGCCAATGTACCCCAAGTACTAG